TGGGCAGGTTACCGAGTCCATCGCGCGCTTCTTCGGCACCGGCCGCTACCTGTTAATCCAAACGATCGTGGTGCTCGCGTGGATTGCGGTCAACCTGTTCGCGGCCAAGCTGCGCTGGGACCCGTACCCGTTCATCCTGCTCAACCTGGCCTTTTCCACGCAGGCCGCCTACGCGGCACCGCTGATCCTGCTGGCCCAGAACCGTCAGGAGAACCGGGACCGGGTGGCGCTCGACGAGGATCGTCGCCGCGCCGCGCAAACCAAGGCCGACACCGAGTACTTGGCCCGCGAGCTCGCGGCGTTGCGGCTGGCCGTCGGCGAGGTCGTGACGCGTGAATACCTGCGTCACGAGCTGGAGAACCTGCGCGAGTTGGTGACCACCTTGCGGCCGGAAACCCGGGATGCGGGGTCCGTGCAAGCCGGTGACGGTTTGGAGCGGACGGCAAAGAATCCCGGGTGAGAACCGAACTGACCATTGCGCCACTCTGGTCACAAGAGTTATGTATGGTGATCTAGTTCACGAGGCCAAACGGAGACGGTTTCGCGACCAGGTCAATACTGAGGACGGTCGAGTGCGCATTGGGGGACGCAGGGGTCGCCCGGACGACGCCGGGGATACCACCCGCTTGTGGGGGGCGGTGCGGCAACGGGCGCTTCGCGTAAGACGGACGCCGGCATTCGGAGTCGCCCTGATTAGTCCCTTGGTATTGGCCGGAGCGGTCGGGGGCACGGGTCCCTCATTCCGCGGACCAGTAACACCGGTCCACGAGCAGGTGCGCGCCGCCATTACCCCGGTCGCCGCGGTTTCGCCCACCGGCCCCGACAACTCCGGCCCGGCGGTCATCGCCATCGAGCGTGTTCCGACCGCCTTCCACGTCGCCGAGTCCGCTCCGTCCGCGCCGCCGCCACCGATGGTCGTGAATTCGCCTGGCGCGCTGGGTATTCCGTCGATCGCCCTGGCCGCATACCGCAACGCCGAACAAAGGATGGCCGTCGCCGACCCGGGCTGCGGCATCAGCTGGAACTTGCTGGCCGGGATCGGACGCATCGAGTCGGGCCACGCGGGCGGGGGCGCGGTCGACGCGCGCGGCACGGCGGTTGTCCCGATCTACGGCCCCGCGCTGGACGGCACGCTGCCCGGCAACGAGGTGATCATCCAAAGCAGCGTCGGCAATCGCGTCACCTACGCCCGCGCGATGGGGCCCATGCAATTCTTGCCCGGCACCTGGGCGCGATACGCCGTCGACGGCAAAGGTGACGGCACGGCCGATCCGCAGAATCTGTTCGACTCGGCGCTGGCGGCCGCCCGCTACCTGTGCACCGGCGGGCTCAACCTGCGCGACCCGTCGCAGGTCATGGCCGCGATCTTGCGCTACAACAACTCGACGGCCTACGCGCAGAACGTGCTGGGTTGGGCGGCGGCGTACGCCACCGGCGTGGTCCCTGTGGACCTGCCGCCGATGACCGGACCGCCACCGCCGCTTGGCGACGCGCACGACGAGCATCCGGAGGGGCTCGGGCCCAACCTGCCGATGAACGTCATCGGCCTGCCGACGGACGACCCGTTGGCACGCGTGCCGTTGATCGACTTAAGCCAGCCACAGCCCGCCGGTCAGCAGCCGATGTTCCCGTGGATGGCGCCCTCGCCGCAGCAGGCGCCGACCCAACAGCCTGGCTGCACGCTGATCTGCATCGGTCCGCAAAGCCCGGCGCCGCAGGGACCGCAACTGCCGTTTGCTCCGCCTCCTAACGCCGTCCCGCCATGGGCCCCTCCTGCACCGCCGGCCGGCTGACCATCCGGCAACCGCGCACGCCTACACTCGGCGGTGATGTCCAGTCATGACTCCCCTGGTTTGAAAGCCGACCTCGCCACCGCCATCCACACCGCACTGGCGAGGGTGATCGACCCCGAATTGCGGCGTCCCATCACCGAACTCGGGATGGTCAAAAGCGTTGACGTCGAGCCCGGCGGCGGCGTGCACGTGGCGATTTACCTGACCACCGGCGCCTGCCCGAAGAAGGCCGAAATCAGCGAGCGCGTCGCCAACGCGGTCGCTGACATTCCGGGCACCGGGGCGGTGAAAGTCAGCCTGGACGTGATGAGCGACGAGCAGCGCACCGAGCTGCGCAAGCAGTTGCGCGGGGACGCCCGCGAGCCCGTCATCCCGTTCGCCCAGCCCAGCTCGCTGACCCGGGTGTATGCGGTCGCGTCCGGCAAGGGCGGAGTCGGGAAGTCCACCGTCACAGTCAATCTCGCCGCGGCCATGGCCGCGCGCGGCCTGTCGGTCGGCGTGCTGGACGCCGACATTCACGGCCACTCCATCCCGCGCATGATGGGCACCACCGACCGGCCCACGCAGGTCGAGTCGATGATCCTGCCGCCCATCGCGCACGAGGTGAAGGTCATCTCGATCGCCCAGTTCACCGAGGGTAACACCCCGGTGGTGTGGCGCGGGCCGATGCTGCACCGGGCGTTGCAACAGTTCCTGGCCGACGTCTACTGGGGCGATCTGGATGTCCTGCTGCTCGATCTGCCGCCGGGAACCGGCGACATCGCCATCTCGGTGGCGCAGCTGATCCCCAATGCGGAGATCCTGGTGGTGACCACGCCACAGCTGGCCGCGGCCGAGGTCGCCGAGCGGGCCGGCAGCATCGCGCTGCAGACCCGCCAGCGCATCGTCGGCGTGGTGGAGAACATGTCGGGGCTGACGCTGCCGGATGGCTCAACGATGCAGGTGTTCGGCGAGGGCGGCGGCCGGCAGGTCGCCGACCGGTTGTCGCGCGCGGTCGGCGCCGAGGTGCCGCTGCTGGGTCAGATCCCGCTGGACCCGGCGCTGGTGGCCGCCGGCGATTCGGGCACACCGATCGTGCTGAGCGCGCCCGACTCCCCCGTCGGCAAGGAACTGCGGGGCGTGGCCGACAACCTGTCGTCGCGGCGGCGCGGCCTGGCGGGCGTCTCACTGGGCCTCGACCCGAAGGGGCGTCCGTAACTACCGGCGAGCGTGCGTGTTTGTACACCGACACGCCGCAAAACGTGTACAACTGCGCACGCTCGCGGGCAAAAACGGCGAGTCAGGTCGCGTCGGTGTCGAACGGGGTCTGACCCGGGGCCCTCTCGACGCCGGTCGGTTTCACCGGACTTCCGTTCGCCGGCCTGTCGAAGTTCCCGGTGAAGAAGGAGTCGTCGCCGTCCAGCAGGTGTTTGGTCAGGGCGGCGCGCGGCGTCATGCCCCGCAGTTTCTGCAGCTCACTAAGCGGGCCGCGCAGCTCGTCGAACTCGGGCCCGATGTCCTCGCGCAGCTGGCTGGTCACACCGCTGAGGTAGTCGCGCGCCTGCCGCAGCGCGGTCG
The nucleotide sequence above comes from Mycobacterium malmoense. Encoded proteins:
- the tatB gene encoding Sec-independent protein translocase protein TatB, with translation MFANVGWGEMLVLVVVGLVILGPERLPGAIRWTATALRQARDYLSGVTSQLREDIGPEFDELRGPLSELQKLRGMTPRAALTKHLLDGDDSFFTGNFDRPANGSPVKPTGVERAPGQTPFDTDAT
- a CDS encoding lytic transglycosylase domain-containing protein, whose translation is MRIGGRRGRPDDAGDTTRLWGAVRQRALRVRRTPAFGVALISPLVLAGAVGGTGPSFRGPVTPVHEQVRAAITPVAAVSPTGPDNSGPAVIAIERVPTAFHVAESAPSAPPPPMVVNSPGALGIPSIALAAYRNAEQRMAVADPGCGISWNLLAGIGRIESGHAGGGAVDARGTAVVPIYGPALDGTLPGNEVIIQSSVGNRVTYARAMGPMQFLPGTWARYAVDGKGDGTADPQNLFDSALAAARYLCTGGLNLRDPSQVMAAILRYNNSTAYAQNVLGWAAAYATGVVPVDLPPMTGPPPPLGDAHDEHPEGLGPNLPMNVIGLPTDDPLARVPLIDLSQPQPAGQQPMFPWMAPSPQQAPTQQPGCTLICIGPQSPAPQGPQLPFAPPPNAVPPWAPPAPPAG
- a CDS encoding DUF1003 domain-containing protein, with protein sequence MSKSTAPRRLYTPRTSRRYSPRLDPEAVGQVTESIARFFGTGRYLLIQTIVVLAWIAVNLFAAKLRWDPYPFILLNLAFSTQAAYAAPLILLAQNRQENRDRVALDEDRRRAAQTKADTEYLARELAALRLAVGEVVTREYLRHELENLRELVTTLRPETRDAGSVQAGDGLERTAKNPG
- a CDS encoding Mrp/NBP35 family ATP-binding protein codes for the protein MSSHDSPGLKADLATAIHTALARVIDPELRRPITELGMVKSVDVEPGGGVHVAIYLTTGACPKKAEISERVANAVADIPGTGAVKVSLDVMSDEQRTELRKQLRGDAREPVIPFAQPSSLTRVYAVASGKGGVGKSTVTVNLAAAMAARGLSVGVLDADIHGHSIPRMMGTTDRPTQVESMILPPIAHEVKVISIAQFTEGNTPVVWRGPMLHRALQQFLADVYWGDLDVLLLDLPPGTGDIAISVAQLIPNAEILVVTTPQLAAAEVAERAGSIALQTRQRIVGVVENMSGLTLPDGSTMQVFGEGGGRQVADRLSRAVGAEVPLLGQIPLDPALVAAGDSGTPIVLSAPDSPVGKELRGVADNLSSRRRGLAGVSLGLDPKGRP